TCGGGAATCCGGTTCAGGACGCCGTCGATCAGCCGGTCCCGAAGGGCGCAGAGGCGCGCTTTTTCCTCGGGCAGGCGCGTTTTCAGCCTCTCGATGGCAACACCGAGCCCCACGATGCCCGCCAAATTCTCGGTGCTGGCGCGCCGTCCCTTCTCCTGGCCACCGCCATGGATGAAGTTTTCGAGCCGCAGCCCCTTGCGCAGGTAGAAGGCCCCCACTCCCTTGGGACCGTACATCTTGTGAGCGGACAGGGACAGCATGTCGATGTTCAGGGCTTTGACGTCGATATCCAGCTGGGCCGCCGCCTGCACGGCGTCCGTATGAAACAGGATGCCCCGCCGCCGGCAAAGAGAACCGATCTCTCCAATGGGCTGAATGGTCCCCACTTCATTGTTGGCAAACATCACGGAGACCAGAACGGTTTTGTCCGTCATCGCGGCCTCCAAGTCCTCCATGCGAACGCGCCCATCGGGATCGACGGGCAGGTAGGTCACGCGGAACCCCTCCACCTTCTCCAGGTATTCCGCGGTGTGGAGGATGGCGTGGTGTTCTATCTTCGTCGTAATCAAATGGTCTCCCTTGCTCCGCAGGTGCTCCATGGTTCCCTTCAGCGCCCAGTTGTCCGCCTCAGTCCCGCTGCCCGTAAAAAAGATTTCGTCGGGGTCGGCATTCAAGGCCCGGGCCACCTGGCCACGTGCCGTATCGATCGCCTTGCGGCTCTTTGCGGCAAAGGAATAAACGGACGAAGGATTGCCAAAGACCTCCGTAAAGTAGGGCATCATTGCCGCCAGGACTTCGGGATCCGTTGGCGTCGTGGCCGAGTAATCGAGATATACGCTTTGCATCGTTGTCCCCCCAGTCAAACGTGGTTCAAGCTATTTTCTCAATGCCCTCTGGGCAAAATCCGAAACCGCAAGGGACTCAAAGTTCCTCCCCTTCATCCTGAAAAAGCGTTCTGTTCCGAACGAGGTCCTCCAAAGTCGTCGCTTTCAGTATCTCGTCGATCGAATCCCGAACCTTCCGCCACAGGGAAAACGTCGGGCAACTGGCCATCTGATCACACCCCACCTCCGTCTGACAGTCTCCGAAGGTGATGGACTCCCCCAGAGCATCGACGATCTCCGCCACGGTGATCTCCCCGGCAGGGCGTGCCAGAAGGTATCCTCCCTGAGCGCCACGCACACTGCGGAGAATGTCTCCTCGCCGCAATCTGGCGAAGAGCTGCTCCAGGTAGTTGGCGGGAATATCCTGACGCCGAGCGATGTCGCTCACGGCGACAGGCCCTTCGTCGCCCTGAGCACAGAGGTCGGACAGAGCCCGCAGACCATATCGTGTGGTGGTCGACAACTTCACATAAGATTCCCCCTCCCCACTTCTGAGTCAAGGATATCATACCATATAAAATTTATCCAGATTTATCCTCCCCAAACACAGGTAGTCCTTATAGTGGTCCCAAAATAAAGATACAGGATCCGGTCATTCCGGATCATACAGGACTTCTCTTTATGATTTTATATTTTTCGCCTGCATTCTATCACCATGGCATCGTAATACTCCTGAATTGTATTTTTTAAGACCATGGAAGGGTGTACCTATGGAAGGGTGTTTGTTGGTTGGTGTCCTCTCCACGATCTTCCATACCCGCGGTTTTGGAGTATGTTTCTCCCCTTGACAAACCCCAGCGCCATCAATACAATGAACAAAGTTTTACTGTAGGCTGCAAACAGAGTAAGCTGTGTGCGTTAAGTGTCCACAGATGGGATGTCGCTGTGGAACGAAACGGGAGACCGTACGGTGCATAGCTGCGTCCGCTGTTGAGGTTGTGTTTCACTCATCGCGGAGCGCTGTCCAGGACAGTGCTCTTTTTGTTCGCCTTCATCATCGATGATGGGGTGATCTTCATGAAACGCGTCCGTATCGCATTCCACGCCATTTCCGTCCGTTCCCGCAGATTCTTAACGTCCGCCGTTCTATCGTCCTTTATCCTAGCCGGTTTTATGTCCCTCACCGCTCTTTCGGAGCCCGCCCTCGCACAGGCCGATTTTCACATCGGGCTTATGACGGGAACCGTCTCCGCCGCAGAGGACTCCCTCCGAGGAGCGGAGAGCCTGATCAACCGCTATGGAAGCGCGGAAAATGGAGGCATGATCCTCCATGTGACCTATCCCGACCAGTTCATCTCCGAGATGGAGACCACCATCGGCCAGATTGTGGGGCTCGCCGACGACCCCAAGGTGAAGGTGATCGTCGTCAGCCACGGAATCCCCGGGACGACGGAGGGTTTTCGCCGCGTCCGGGAACGGCGTCCCGACATCATCCTCTTCGTCGGGGAGGCCCATGAGGACCTGAACGTCATTGCCTCCGCCGCGGATCTGGTGGTGAACGCGGACAGCTTCAGCCGCGGCTACCTGATCCCCCTGGCCGCCAAGGAGGTCGGGGCCAAAAAATTCGTCCACATCTCCTTTCCGCGTCACATGAGCTTCGAGACCCTGGGGCGCAGGCGCGCCATCATGGAGGAGGCCTGCCGGGACCTTGGAATCTCCTTCTACGCCGAGTCGGCGCCCGATCCGCTCGGCGACGCCGGGGTGGCCGGCGCCCAGCAGTTCATCCTGGAGAAGATGCCCGTCTGGCTGAAGAAATACGGCAAGGATACGGCCTTTTTGTGCACCAACTACACTCATATCGAGCCCATGCTCATGCGGGTCATCGAGCAGGGGGGCTACGTGGTCGATCTGTTCTCTCCGATCATGGGGCTGCCAGGGGCGCTGGGAATAGACCTCTCGAAGGAGAAGGGAAACTGGCCCGCCATCCTGAAAAAGGTGGAGCATTCCGTGGTGGAGGCCGGCGCCGGCGGGCGCATTGGGACAGGGGCGTTCTCCTACGACTACACGAACGTCGTTGCCCTGGCGGAGTTCGGAAAACGCTGCATTGAAGGCAAGGCGCGTCTCGAAAGCCTGACCGACCTGCGCGCGTGTTACGAGCTTCACACCCCGGGCGCCCATTGGAGCGCCATACATTATATCGACGCAGGGACAGGCGTTCGTCTGAAAAACGTGGTGCTGGTCAACCAGGACATCTACATCTTGGGACGCGGCTACTTCGGCATCACGGAGACGAAGGTGCCGGAAAAATATTTTCGGGTAGGCGCCTTCCCCAAGCAGTGCGACGGCGTCAATGCGCAGCGGCGCTGAGGCGAACGTCACGCAAAGG
The sequence above is a segment of the uncultured Fretibacterium sp. genome. Coding sequences within it:
- the nifS gene encoding cysteine desulfurase NifS, which gives rise to MQSVYLDYSATTPTDPEVLAAMMPYFTEVFGNPSSVYSFAAKSRKAIDTARGQVARALNADPDEIFFTGSGTEADNWALKGTMEHLRSKGDHLITTKIEHHAILHTAEYLEKVEGFRVTYLPVDPDGRVRMEDLEAAMTDKTVLVSVMFANNEVGTIQPIGEIGSLCRRRGILFHTDAVQAAAQLDIDVKALNIDMLSLSAHKMYGPKGVGAFYLRKGLRLENFIHGGGQEKGRRASTENLAGIVGLGVAIERLKTRLPEEKARLCALRDRLIDGVLNRIPDTKLNGARGDERLPNNTNFSFIGIEGETLLLDLDSKGISASTGSACSSASLEPSHVLLALGLSHEMAHGSLRMTLGCGTTGEQVDYVLDVLPEIVARRRSMSPLWEDLLKRRGGE
- a CDS encoding Rrf2 family transcriptional regulator gives rise to the protein MKLSTTTRYGLRALSDLCAQGDEGPVAVSDIARRQDIPANYLEQLFARLRRGDILRSVRGAQGGYLLARPAGEITVAEIVDALGESITFGDCQTEVGCDQMASCPTFSLWRKVRDSIDEILKATTLEDLVRNRTLFQDEGEEL
- a CDS encoding DUF3798 domain-containing protein; translation: MSLTALSEPALAQADFHIGLMTGTVSAAEDSLRGAESLINRYGSAENGGMILHVTYPDQFISEMETTIGQIVGLADDPKVKVIVVSHGIPGTTEGFRRVRERRPDIILFVGEAHEDLNVIASAADLVVNADSFSRGYLIPLAAKEVGAKKFVHISFPRHMSFETLGRRRAIMEEACRDLGISFYAESAPDPLGDAGVAGAQQFILEKMPVWLKKYGKDTAFLCTNYTHIEPMLMRVIEQGGYVVDLFSPIMGLPGALGIDLSKEKGNWPAILKKVEHSVVEAGAGGRIGTGAFSYDYTNVVALAEFGKRCIEGKARLESLTDLRACYELHTPGAHWSAIHYIDAGTGVRLKNVVLVNQDIYILGRGYFGITETKVPEKYFRVGAFPKQCDGVNAQRR